Proteins co-encoded in one Papaver somniferum cultivar HN1 chromosome 5, ASM357369v1, whole genome shotgun sequence genomic window:
- the LOC113279428 gene encoding uncharacterized protein LOC113279428: protein MIKKSQEEGLISGFQTKEDGIMASHLQFADDTLIFLDADVYQVKNLRLILLLFELLTRLKINFAKSQIFRVAYDGDLTIFSSLLGCHSGTLPTTYLSFPLGDKCCGVDKWDRIIEKFIAKLAGWKKILLSRASKITLINSVLSSIPI, encoded by the coding sequence ATGATTAAAAAATCTCAAGAAGAAGGTCTTATTTCTGGTTTTCAAACTAAGGAAGATGGTATTATGGCCAGTCatttgcaatttgcagatgacacTCTTATTTTTCTTGATGCAGATGTATATCAAGTTAAAAACCTGAGATTAATTCTTCTTTTATTTGAGTTGCTAACTAGATTGAAGATTAATTTTGCCAAAagtcagatttttagagttgctTATGATGGTGATTTAActatcttctcttctcttctgggTTGCCATAGTGGTACTCTGCCTACAACATACCTTAGTTTTCCATTAGGTGATAAATGTTGTGGAGTAGATAAATGGGACAGAATCATTGAGAAGTTTATTGCTAAACTTGCTGGGTGGAAGAAGATTTTACTCTCTAGAGCAAGTAAGATCACTTTGATTAATAGTGTTCTTAGTAGTATTCCTATTTAG